The sequence GGAGATGATACAGAACCAAATGAAGAAGGTCTCAAATTTTACGATAATGTGTTTGCTGAATTAAAGAAGTACAACATTGAACCATTAGTAACTTTATCCCATTATGAAGCACCTTATCAGCTAACTGTCAAATATAATGGTTGGGCTAATAAGAAAGTAATAGATTTTTATGTTCGTTATTGTGAAGTGGTATTTAATCGATATAAAGACGTCGTTAAATACTGGTTAACATTTAATGAGATCAATGCATTGACCTCAGCTTTTGGTACCTTTATGGCAGGAGCTATGCAAATAGACAATGATGAATTTAATACAGGTTTAGATGATGATAGACAAGAAATGAGATATCAAGCATTGCATAATCAATTTATAGCCAGTGCAAAAGCAGTCAAATTAGGACATCAGATTAATCCGGATTTTAAAATTGGATGTATGATTGTCAATATGTGCAGTTATCCATTGACGTGTCATCCTGATGATATATTGCTTACACAACAACAAACCAACATGTTCAATAATTTGTGTGGTGATGTTCAAGTACGTGGAGCGTATCCTAATTTTGCTAAGAAATATTTTGAAAGAAATAATATTAATATTAATATGGTACCTGGAGATGAACAAATTTTAGCGGAAGGTAAAGTCGATTTCTATGCTTTCAGTTATTATATGTCATGTTGTATTAGTGCTGATCCTGAGAAAGTTAAAGGTAAAGGCAATGTTTTTGGGGGTGTTCCAAATCCATATCTTAAGTCTAGTGATTGGGGATGGCAAATTGATCCTGTTGGATTACGTTATACTTTAAATGAGGTTTATAATCGCTATCAAGTACCAGTCATGGTTGTTGAAAATGGCTTAGGTGCAATGGATACGGTCGAGGAAGATGGTTCTATTAATGATGACTATAGAATCGACTATTTAAAAGCTCATATTAAAGCTATGAAAGAAGCAATTAATGATGGTGTAGATTTAATTGGTTATACTCCATGGGGATGCATAGACCTTATAAGTGCTTCTACAGGTGAAATGAAAAAACGTTATGGCTTTATCTATGTAGATAAAGATAATGAGGGTAACGGGACTTTGAACCGTTCTAAGAAAAAAAGTTTTTATTGGTATAAAGATGTAATATCAACTAATGGTGCAGATGAAATTTTATAAGAAGAAGGAGTATGATGATAGATAATATTTTAAGTTTTATAGATAAAAAAAAGCCAATGAACATCTATGATGATTCAAAAGATAATATGGTCCTAAGAGATTTTTTAGCATTAGATCGCACGATAATGGCGAATGAACGAACATTCTTGGCTTGGTTTAGAACAGCTATCAGTTTAATTGCTGGAGGGCTTGCAATTATTAAATTTAGTGAAGATTTAATTTTTTTAATAAGTGGAGTTATATTAATAGGAATGGGATTTGTAATAGGTTTAATTGGTACAATTAGATATATTCGTATTCATAAACGACTGGCAAAAATTAAATTTTAGAGATAATATATTATGAGGAGGTGATATATATGCCGAATCAAACACTTTTAATTAAACCTGCTTCTGGAAATTGTAATTTGAATTGCAAATATTGTTTCTACAGTGATGTAGCTAAGAATAGAGAAGTACAGAGCTATGGAATGATGTCTACAGATACATTAGAAAATATCGTAAAAAAGTCATTTTTATATGCGGATCAATATGTTGGTTTTGCTTTTCAAGGAGGAGAGCCAACACTTATTGGACTTGAATTTTACGAGAAACTAATTGAATATGTTGATAAATATAATGAAAAGAACATAAAAGTTAGCTATTCAATACAGACAAATGGTATAATAATTGACTCTCGTTGGGCTCGCTTTTTAGCTAAGCATAATTTTTTAGTAGGGCTTTCTATAGATGGTCCAAAAGAAATACATGATTTAAATAGAATTGATAAAAATGGTTTAGGTAGTTATAAACAAGTTGAGAAAACTGTAAGACTTTTAAAAGAGCATAGAGTTGAATTTAATATATTAAGTGTTGTTAATAAAGGGGTAGCAAAACATCCGTTAAAGATATATAATCATTTCAAAAAAAATGACATTAAATATTTACAGTTTATACCTTGCTTGGATCCGTTTAATGAAGTTCAAGGGAGTAGAGTGTATTCTCTGACGCCAGAAGATTATGGAGATTTTTTATGTAAACTATTTGATGAATGGTATAAGGATATAATGAATGATAAACACATTAGTATACGTTTTTTTGATAACATTGTTTTAATGCTTATGGGATATCCACCAGAAAGCTGTGATATGAGAGGTAGATGTTCTGTCAATGCAGTGATAGAAAGTGATGGTTCAGTCTATCCGTGTGATTTTTATGTCATGGACGAGTGGCGTATGGGTAATATCAATACATCAAATTTTGATACAATCTTAAATAGTGATATAGGTAAAAAGTTTACTGAGGTATCTTTTCAGATAGATGAAACTTGTCAAGCATGTATGTTTAAACAGATTTGTCGAAGTGGATGCCGAAGGCACAAAGAACCAATAATTGACGGTAGATTATCAACTAATTATTTTTGTAAATCATATAAAAAGTTTTATAGTTATACTTTACCTCGTTTTAAAGATATTATAAAACATATGAATTAATAATGATTTTACTGTTAAATAATTGAAATATTAAATAACTAAGTGATATCAATAGTTGAAAAATATTTGGAGTGAATCAATTTTGTATGCAATTTGGGTACGACTGATTTACTCCATTTTTTATTAAAATAACCAAAATAGAACTATGAGAGCTCACATATTAGAGAGTTATAACAAATTTATCTTTACCATAAAAAGATTAAAAAGCATACGATTTAAATGTAAAATCACTCCAAAAACTTGGAATAGTATAGTACATTTTTACATCCTCTATACCTAAGATTATAATACAATATAACAAAATTATTATGATGTACTTATAGTTAAGATTAATTAGTATTATCATTTATACAAAGACACAAATTAATGTTATAATAATAAAAAAATTCATATTTAGGAGACAAAAATGTTAGAATCCAGATTATTAACTTTTCTTACAGTTGCTAAAATAAAAAATTATACAAAAGCTGCGAGAATTCTTAATTTAACTCAACCTGCTGTATCAGGGCATATTAAATTTTTAGAAGAACATTATGGAGTTAAGTTCATCAAAAAGAAAGGAAGAAATATAGATCTAACAGAGGAAGGTGAGGAATTTTTACAATATGTTAAAGAGTTGGAGATAAAGGAAAGAAAAATTTGCAAGAAGCTAAAAAATAAATCATCTGTAGTAAAAAACTATAATATAGGTGCAACTTTAACAATAGGTGGTTATGTTCTGCCAAAAATTTTAGGTAAATACAAGGAGAGTTATCCTAATATAGATATAATACTAACTGTGAACAATACAAAAGAAATATTAAAAAAACTATTAAGAGAAGAAATAGATTTAGGATTAGTGGAAGGACCTTTTGATAGAAAAAAATTTGGATATAAAAGATTAAAGGAAGATGAGCTAATATTAGCTTTTTCGCCTAAACATAAATTTTCAAAAGAAAAATATATTCAACTAGAGGATATACTTTCAGGAAAACTTATTTTAAGAGAAGAAGGTTCAGGTACAAGAAAATACTTTGAAAATACTCTACTAGATGAAGGATATAGTTTAAATGATTTAAATATCTATATGGAAGTAGGAAGTATAGATGCTATAAAAGCTCTTGTAGAAGCAAATTTGGGATATACAATTATATCAAAAGCAGCTATTGAAAGAGAACTGAAATTAGGTGTTATAAAAACATTACCTATAAAGAATAATGAGTTTAATGAAGTTAAATTTAATAGAGAATTTAATTTTGTATATTTACTAGGAAGTGTTAATAATTATCTTAGTAGCTTTATGGAATTTTGTTTTAATTCAATCGTATAGAAATTTGTTGATAAGGGGGTTAATACCCCCTTAAAGTTTATAATTAACTATAACGAAAAATTATAGTATCATAATAAATTATAATTTTATTTTATAGAAAAGCTCTGATATAATTCATATGAGAGAGGTGATTAATATGCAAAAGATAAAAGAAATGGTACCAGGAATTGTTTTTGTATTTATAGTTTCTGTTTTATCAATGTACATTAATGATTCTATAAAAAATGTTATAAATTTAGAAGCACTAACTATAGGAATTATTATTGGTATTATTTATAACAATACAATAAAGACTCAAACAGTATTTAAAGAAGGGGTAAAATTTTCTCTTAAAAAACTATTAAAGGTTGGTATAGTATTGTTAGGCTTTAAACTTAATTTTAATTCTCTTTTAAAATTAGGACCTAAGGTTATTTTGATAATTTTAATCTTTGTTCCTAGTGTTTTATTGCTTGCAGCACTTTTAGGAAAACTATTTAAGGCTCAAAATAAGTTAGCTACTTTAATCGGAGTTGGTTCATGTATATGTGGAGCATCTGCTGTAGTAGCTTTAGCGCCTACAATAAATGCGGATGATGAGGATTCAGTTGTAGCAGTTTCTATAGTTAGTTTTTTAGGGGCT comes from Abyssisolibacter fermentans and encodes:
- a CDS encoding YidH family protein; translation: MMIDNILSFIDKKKPMNIYDDSKDNMVLRDFLALDRTIMANERTFLAWFRTAISLIAGGLAIIKFSEDLIFLISGVILIGMGFVIGLIGTIRYIRIHKRLAKIKF
- a CDS encoding anaerobic sulfatase maturase, which gives rise to MPNQTLLIKPASGNCNLNCKYCFYSDVAKNREVQSYGMMSTDTLENIVKKSFLYADQYVGFAFQGGEPTLIGLEFYEKLIEYVDKYNEKNIKVSYSIQTNGIIIDSRWARFLAKHNFLVGLSIDGPKEIHDLNRIDKNGLGSYKQVEKTVRLLKEHRVEFNILSVVNKGVAKHPLKIYNHFKKNDIKYLQFIPCLDPFNEVQGSRVYSLTPEDYGDFLCKLFDEWYKDIMNDKHISIRFFDNIVLMLMGYPPESCDMRGRCSVNAVIESDGSVYPCDFYVMDEWRMGNINTSNFDTILNSDIGKKFTEVSFQIDETCQACMFKQICRSGCRRHKEPIIDGRLSTNYFCKSYKKFYSYTLPRFKDIIKHMN
- a CDS encoding 6-phospho-beta-glucosidase, which codes for MSELNCGFPKDFLWGGATAANQLEGGYNEGGKGLSTADVMTSGTHTKPRRITSTIEEGAYYPSHEAIDFYHRYKEDIKLFAEMGFKVFRMSIAWSRIFPNGDDTEPNEEGLKFYDNVFAELKKYNIEPLVTLSHYEAPYQLTVKYNGWANKKVIDFYVRYCEVVFNRYKDVVKYWLTFNEINALTSAFGTFMAGAMQIDNDEFNTGLDDDRQEMRYQALHNQFIASAKAVKLGHQINPDFKIGCMIVNMCSYPLTCHPDDILLTQQQTNMFNNLCGDVQVRGAYPNFAKKYFERNNININMVPGDEQILAEGKVDFYAFSYYMSCCISADPEKVKGKGNVFGGVPNPYLKSSDWGWQIDPVGLRYTLNEVYNRYQVPVMVVENGLGAMDTVEEDGSINDDYRIDYLKAHIKAMKEAINDGVDLIGYTPWGCIDLISASTGEMKKRYGFIYVDKDNEGNGTLNRSKKKSFYWYKDVISTNGADEIL
- a CDS encoding LysR family transcriptional regulator; this translates as MLESRLLTFLTVAKIKNYTKAARILNLTQPAVSGHIKFLEEHYGVKFIKKKGRNIDLTEEGEEFLQYVKELEIKERKICKKLKNKSSVVKNYNIGATLTIGGYVLPKILGKYKESYPNIDIILTVNNTKEILKKLLREEIDLGLVEGPFDRKKFGYKRLKEDELILAFSPKHKFSKEKYIQLEDILSGKLILREEGSGTRKYFENTLLDEGYSLNDLNIYMEVGSIDAIKALVEANLGYTIISKAAIERELKLGVIKTLPIKNNEFNEVKFNREFNFVYLLGSVNNYLSSFMEFCFNSIV